Proteins encoded in a region of the Zea mays cultivar B73 chromosome 2, Zm-B73-REFERENCE-NAM-5.0, whole genome shotgun sequence genome:
- the LOC103649329 gene encoding PHD finger protein ALFIN-LIKE 3 — protein sequence TLVSRVVAGADVDDFCSLCDPDKENLCLYGLPNGSWEVSPPAEEVPPELPEPALGINFARDGMLRRDWLTLVAVHSDSWLISVVFFCDSWVIFMHVVLANAAALRFEMHKLTEVVKANEKMLIAAGNFVIPFYKHNTFHESQTNMKNQLISAV from the exons ACGCTTGTCTCTCGCGTCGTTGCCGGTGCAGATGTGGACGATTTCTGCAGCTTGTGCGACCCAG ATAAGGAGAATTTGTGCCTCTACGGCCTTCCCAACGGGAGCTGGGAGGTGTCGCCGCCGGCGGAGGAGGTTCCTCCGGAGTTGCCCGAGCCGGCGCTCGGCATCAACTTTGCGCGCGACGGCATGCTGCGCCGCGACTGGCTCACACTCGTCGCCGTCCACTCTGACTCGTGGCTCATCTCTGTCGTATTCTTCTGTGACTCGTGGGTCATTTTCATGCATGTGGTTCTTGCCAATGCAGCTGCTCTCAGATTTGAAATGCACAA ACTTACGGAGGTGGTTAAAGCTAACGAAAAAATGTTGATTGCAGCAGGAAACTTTGTTATACCCTTCTATAAACACAACACCTTCCATGAATCACAAACAAACATGAAGAATCAATTGATCAGTGCGGTCTAA